The DNA window TGCAAAAcgtgaaaaatatttctctttataaaatataattttttcttccactttataaagtgtaagaaaaacttccactttacaaagtgtaaaAAAAACTTCCACTTTACAAAGTATAAAAAATAGttccgttatatattaaaatatagacGTTATGAGATTAACGGAAAATGTTTGAAATATTGCATAAAatggaattttttcttccactaaacctattttagttacttactaGATTAGTGACTTATTTtgatcacttttatttttttgtggcttatttagATTTCGAACTCGTGTTACAGTGGGTGCCCGCACGGCCCGGTGATTTGAATCGTGACAAAAAGTGAACGGATCAATTTCATTTGAATACCAAGTTGCATGGTACTCTGCACCTATAATTAAAACTATGAATATAATTAATGTACggaataaatataaatatataaatagagaCAACAAAGAAAAGCAAGGTAACAAATGCTATGTTATGATTATTATAAACGGCTCGCCATATCGTTCATCAATATATCGCCCGCCTACTAGTGGTATTATTTGTATAGCCAAATATTGGAATGATTGTCCTTGGATGCCGGCTGCATTTTTAGCACATAAATGCATAATAACATCGCGTTTCGTATCCGTGGGCGAGTGTCCAATCACACAATAAAAACTCTTTTTAAACTATTGAGCTATAACAACTTGTTGTGTTAAGGGTCTAAAATATACTCTTTCTGTTTCTATTTACTTGTCTAATTTTGAATTGatacacttattaagaaaacaattattaacATAGggagtttattattttacccctattaattatgaagttgatgaattaaaaatttaatattttcaagaagttctatccTTTTCAAAGTAActaattaagggtataataggtaaaaatattttgtcttttcttgatttgtcaaaatggacaagtaattagggatatctaaaaaaagaaaagtggacaagtaattaaggatatAGAAAGTATTATTTAATaactttatatattattttacttgtatatataatatttttttccgaCGAAAGGTGTTTCTATACATATAAATGTTCAACGACCACAAAGTGACTACTCAGTATTATAGCGTAAAGTCATTCACACTCAGCAGAAACGCACCGACTTGGCCAAGTGAACAACCGCAAATCCCGCCTGCTCGCGTTGGGCAAAGAGAATGCCACTTTGACACTACATCACCATATTACACACAATCTAAGACATGATTTAATTATCTTAATAACACTTAAGCAGTATGATGTGATGGTTGAGATTTCTTGACCACTAATGAAAGATCGAATTGGAAAATCTCGTGATAGTGAAGCGAACTTGACACTACTTCATCCGTTCATTTTGTTGAAGCGTGTGACCATCTCATTTAAAATCTTAAGCtgttagagagagcacacttttattatttgattatattctcaacacgcCCCTTCACGTGTAGGCCTGATTTTTTTTCATGGGCCAAGCACgtgaaaattctttttgatttGGGTGACGGTGAGATTCAATCTCAAAACCTTtgtctgctctgataccactgcTATGGAACGGAAGAAACTagaaagagaaattaaagagagaatAAATGATAACTCTTTGTATTGTATTGATTCTTGCATTGGTTCAAATAGAAGAGTACATCagtatttataaataattaaggagaataaaatatattattttccttcTAGACACTAAACTAAAAGGAAATTAAATGTTTTGCAATTAATGTAAACCCCAGATTTGAAAggaaattaaatactataaaatatttttagaataaaaagaaaaaaataaaaagattctaCCAAATCTAACACATTTTTACTGGTTCACATTGAATACACTTCTTTAGCAAGTACTTCTTCAGTTTCATACTAGTTGTCTACCTTGCtacaatttattatgatttcttaaacaaaaaatgaacaaCTTATATGAGTATTGGAATGAATAGTTAATGTTAAACGGTAAAACAGTGGAAAAAATAATCTTTCGGTGGAGAAGCAAGCAAAAGTGAACAAACACATACCAAGTGGGAGACAAAAAAACACTAGATTCTGAAAATTAAATTCACATCGAAAGCCAGAGCAACACAAATTTCAGTAAAAATTATGCATCTCATTTAGTCCAGGTAAAGCATTACTACTACATTGAAACACTGCAGAAGGAGGGGGCCTCACTACTTATTATCAAAACATTAACAAAATAACAATCTACTATTTCACTCCGTTAACTTAAACGGAGAATCTAAAACAAACAACTCTAATATACTAGTCGATTTCTCATTGTCGCCGGTAGACAAAATTTGCCAATAGCTCTGGCAATCTGGAGACAATGTGTGGTAGTTTTGAGAGGATAAATTATAATGCCATTAGAACATCAACACTGGAAAAATCTCCAATGTCTTTGAAATAATTATCCACTTCTAATGCACCCAAGTCTAGAAATGAATCATCAAATTTGCAAATCTCAGGGTCTAATACAAAGTCATTGGTGAAATCCCAAGACGGTACGTATTTGGATGGCGTCAACAAATCATCATTGGCGAAACTTGTTGTGTCGTTAAATAGTGTTTGTTCTGCATCTGCAAAGTTGAAAAAATCGTCTAAGAAGGAAACGTCTGTGGGTAAGTACTCATTTGAATAGTCTGGTGTGATTGTAAGTGTCTCGCCCTGGCACTCAAGGTGTTCGACGTTTTGCTCACTGTTTGGTTGTTCCACCAATATTGTGCAATTTTCTTCTGAAACATCCATTTCCACTTTTGTTTCTTCGAGAATTGGTTCGGACACCTCTGCTTCTTCACTGGATTGACTAGTTCTGAACCGCAAAACAGAGGTGGGAGAAGAAAGATTGTGTGATTCATCACCAGATTCATAGCCCGAATTCGAAGCCACATTGACTTCCGGATTCTCCTTCATTGGAGGAGTAATGAAATTTGTTAAAGCATCTGGTCCACGGAGCTTAATAGCTGCATTGTCATAAACCATAGCAGCTTCTTCAGCAGTATCATAAGTACCTAACCAGAGCCTAACGCGACGCGCTGGGTCTCTGATTTCAGCAGCCCATTTCCCCCACGGCCGTTGACGCACACCCCTGAACTTCCTAACAGTTCCATCAGCCGGTAGCTGCACCACTTCCTTCCCTTTCAACGCCTTCTGCTTCGCTTGCAAAGCTTCAGCTACTCGTTTCTTGCCATTACTAGTACTCACAGTTTTAACATCATTAATTGATTGCGTCTCAATACTGATTTCACTAATGTATCTTTTCACACGTTTCCGCCCAAAAAGCTCTTCTTCATCACTTGAAGAGTCAGTTGCATCTGGATCAGTAACAGATATCCGTACAGTCCTCGGAATAGTAGGATTATACTCCGAGGATTTCCGGACATCCGCTACCTTCTTAGGCGGCTTTATATTAGTAACTTTTCTGATTGTTCTCTTGTGTTCGGTATATTTGATTGGACAAAGCATATTGTGATGATCCATTTTTTGGAGAAGTGTGGTTGCTGAAATGAAAATAAGGATGAGATTGTTTTGAGAGTGGCACGAAGggattaaaaaggaaaggaatagTCAAAGAGAAGCTTGAAACATAAGGAGAGAACCAAAGACATCTGACAAAAAGAGGAGCAAGTTTCGTTAAAAGATGGAATATATAGTGTTAAAGGGggcaaaaagaaaagaagaaagtaaaCCAGCACCACAAGCTACACAGAAACGGAGCACAAAGTTTTGAAGGTGATAACAAAGCAAAACCCTTTTAACAAAGTGAACCTCAAAGgaaacaagaaagaaagaagggCTAAAAAGGATTTAGTGTAAGCGTGAGGCTTAAAAAGGTTGAGTGGACAATAAAGGGAAATACCATATGGTctaaaaaaagagaaggaatCAAAAACTCGTAATCCTATGTTTCTCAAGAAATACTTGCTAGTGATGAAGTGTTGTTCTTTGTGTGATGAATGAAAGAGAAAGTTGAGTTTGTGGAGAGACAGAGTTGTGTTTCTTCAAGTCCGTGAGACTACAACGCCTTGGTTACCTCTCTTATAGGATCCGATCCAAGCCGAAATTCCAATAGATGTACATtagtattacttttatttatatactaATCTATTGCACTATTATTAAATGTTTCATAAATATGGCAGTAGTACCATACATGtacccaaaaacaaaataaggcAGTAGTACCATACACTATCACATTCTAAAAATATCTTCCTCCTCCGAAGAaaggaaaataatgaaataacttttgaatcTTCTAATTCAATAACGtagtcaaaattttcataaagggTGTTCAGAAATAACACAACAAAAGTGGAGAAGACATTTGCTGCTTGTGAGATTCAAACACGCAAGCACTATCTCATTCCAAGCATCTGAAATCACTAGGTTACAATAGCTTGTTGTGTTAAGGGTGTCCAAAAGATGTTATTTAACCATTTCTtgtatatacaatattttttttcaaaaaagttgGACACCCTAACAACCAAGTAGCTACGCCACTGTTTCTAACTAAAAATGTGTATGACGTATCAAAATGCCCTTTGAATCATGcaattttaaatatgttgtgTAGTACGatgttaaataaaaataacatcaatctttaaaataatgctatttttaaaattaaaaagaaacataGGAAATACTAGTTCATCGGAGTAGTTGTTTTGTGAATGGGATAGTCACCGGCCATCGGTGTTAGGGACCCAAAGATTCCGTCGACGGAGAGAAAAAACTACTCGCCgcatatatatatgtaagttgAAAAAAACCACGAAAGATTTGACACGTATGTATAGTGGGCCCCACAAATAAGGTTGGTCCAATGTGTGAACTTCAAAATGAGTCagcattttattttaaaaatctcGAAGCCCGTGTGACCGGTCACGTGAGGCCCAGGATGCCCGCtctgttaaaaaaaattatgtcggTCAAATACTTGTGCAATTGGCTAACAACTCATTTCTTTGACCAGtaaatacataataaataacttttataaTTATTACTGGTTCTTTATTTGtatcctttttattttggtaattttatggaatgataatttttctatttaaaacaTGCTTGTCAATCAAGTCAATGAAACTAATTTTGGGGCCatacacttttttttcttcgcTCAGTATCTAATGCTCGATTATTCTGGATTTGAGTCATAGGgctctattaaaaaaaaatactctctGCCAAGGATTTTTTTTAAGTGACTTTCACTAACGAAATGACATAACAATGCTCAGTTTGATTATCTTCTCCTTATATTCAAGTGACTTTCAACTCCTACTATCCCCTAGGTTGTTTGAATATAGACTTGTTCAACTCAAGACACTGAGTAGGAGGAAAAGTTTATGTGCATTAATTGTGTAGACAAATATATTATGATCAAAATTTCTGATTCTTGGACTTTCCTTTGGACAAagatgaattttgaagtttaaatgaattaaattttttttacttttacagCTAACGTGGTGGACAACCTAGAATTAGCCGCCATTAATAATTTGGTTTTGTACGGCTCTGGGTTTTACCTtctttatatttacttttatcGAGGATGCTAACTGAACCCACGCGATTCTGGTCTTCGTGGTGAAGACGTCCATCACTAATGTACTTTTCTTTTAGAGCGTGTGGTACAGACGTGCACTGAAGCGTGTGGATGTTTATAGCTGGAGCCTCTTTTTTTTACCAGAAGCAAGTGTCCCAATTGTCGACGTTATTTTCCGTAAAAATGTTGGCAATAACAATCTTTCACCCCACAAAGTGGCACATGGACAAGTGAAAGAGTACATatgatacaaataaataatcgtgacaaattcaaaatttttatttagaaagtttaaaatataaaaaaaataaaatatacgaGCTAGTTGAAAGGAGTTTAATCAGTGATAGAGCCAGGATAATTAATAGGGGTTTAAATATGAATAAGTAAACATACGAACTAATCGAAGGATTCAACAtgtactatatatacataaatataattttaaccatttataaatagtgtaatttttcatcaaaaggATTTTTGATGAACCCCTTCCGGCCTAAGTTGGTTCAGCCCAGAGTTCACAATCTATTATATATGcacaaaaagtaattttaatcatatataaataatataattttagttgGAGAAATCTGAATGAACTCCTAGCCTTAAGCTAGCTCCACCCGGAATACAATATGATTATCCCCTAGGAACTCTGTTTCATTAATTGTACTGTTTCAtggtaaaattttaagtttttaaccCCCAATTGTACCTTTTTAAAGACTCCAGCTTTAGTTATTTAAACTATATATACACTAATCTTAGCAATTACTaaaactttacttatatatgaattgattacttaaaaataatagtaagCAACACATCATTAGATAACATTTTTAGtgtaaagatattttaaaacattGGTATACAAAAtctaaattcaaaaaaataatgtgaggagattaataatgaaaagaaaCACAGCCCAACCTATCAATGACTATAACAACATTATTGGTTGCTGGGGTAGTGATTTACTGttatacatttataataacATCAACATTGAAATAATACAAATTTACATTttgagggtgtgtttggtacaaagaaaaaaagttccTTAGTAAAGATTAATTCGATAAATAATTACCTATATTC is part of the Solanum stenotomum isolate F172 chromosome 8, ASM1918654v1, whole genome shotgun sequence genome and encodes:
- the LOC125873192 gene encoding ethylene-responsive transcription factor CRF4-like, which codes for MDHHNMLCPIKYTEHKRTIRKVTNIKPPKKVADVRKSSEYNPTIPRTVRISVTDPDATDSSSDEEELFGRKRVKRYISEISIETQSINDVKTVSTSNGKKRVAEALQAKQKALKGKEVVQLPADGTVRKFRGVRQRPWGKWAAEIRDPARRVRLWLGTYDTAEEAAMVYDNAAIKLRGPDALTNFITPPMKENPEVNVASNSGYESGDESHNLSSPTSVLRFRTSQSSEEAEVSEPILEETKVEMDVSEENCTILVEQPNSEQNVEHLECQGETLTITPDYSNEYLPTDVSFLDDFFNFADAEQTLFNDTTSFANDDLLTPSKYVPSWDFTNDFVLDPEICKFDDSFLDLGALEVDNYFKDIGDFSSVDVLMAL